Part of the Subtercola frigoramans genome, GAGGGTGCCGCCGACGGGTACGTTCAGGTCTTGCGTGTAGCACGTTGCAGAGGCAACGGAAACCGGCACACCGGCGAAAATGGCCGTACTCGAGTAGTGCAGGTGCCCGGCGATGATCGAGCGCACGTCGGAGCCCAGGATGACCTCGGCGAGCGAGGCCTGGTCGCGGAGTTCGACCATCACAGCGAGGTCGAGCACGCTGGGAACGGGCGGGTGATGCAGGGCGAGGATCGTGCCGTGCGGAGCCGGGCTCGCCAGCTCCTCGGCCAGCCAGTCGAGCTGGTCGTGGCTGATCTCCCCGTGGTGTGAGCCGGGCACGGTGGAGTCGAGCGTGATGATCCGCAGGCCGTTAACGTCGTAGACGCGGTCGATGGGCTTCATCGACGGGAGCTGGTCGAGGAGGCCGGCACGGAAGGCGGCCCGGTTGTCATGGTTGCCCATGACCCAGATGACCTCTGCGCCCATTGCGGCGGCAGCCGGCTCGACAATCGCCCGGAGCTTCTCATAGGCCTTCGGGTCGCCCTTGTCGGCGAGGTCACCGGTGAAGACGATCGCTTCGGGCCGCGCACCAGACGCGGTGAGATCGGCGAGGATCTCGAGCAGGTGGCCCTCGCTGTCGACCGCGTCGTACAGCAGGTCATCGGAACCCACGAAATGGGTATCGCTGAAGTGGAGGATGAAGTGGTCTGGCCTCGGGTACTGGGCCACAGTGACTGACATCGGGTGTTCGCCATTTCGGGTTAGCGTGCTGCGGTTCGGGCCAGGCTTTCATCCTGGCCTCGCTGCCGGGCTCGTGACCCGTCAGATCGTGCTGTGGAACAACACAAGCAGAGAAACCTGAACGAGCGGTTAACGCCACGCGGTCAGTGTGCGAACGCTCCACAGTTTCTCACCAAGTGTTTTGTGCCTCACAGAGTATGGCATTCTGAGACCGAAACGCCCAGTGAATATGTCACAGTGTGGTGTCATATTCAGCTGTGGGCCAGCTGGCCCACAGCGGGTTGAGGATTGGGAAGGGTGGCGCAGCCGGTGAAGACCACGAAGTTCCAGAGCGTGATCAAGGGGATATCGGGCATCCGGCCTGGTTCGAAGGCCCCGGAGAGTGTCGAGACTCCCGCCGTTCCTGCTGCCGCCGGTGCCCGGAGAAGCATGGTCGACAACGCCATCTACGCCGGCGGAAGACGCGTGCTGTCTCCCTCGACACCCGACGAGACGATCGCTGCCCTCGCGGCCATTCCCGACGGCCTTGCGTGGATCGGCCTGTACCGGCCCTCGGCGCCCGAGCTCCTCGAGATGGAGAACGACTTCAACCTCCACCCGCTCGCCATCGAAGACGCAGTCGGTGCGCATCAGCGGCCCAAGCTGGAACGTTACGGTGAAGTCCTGTTCGTGGTTCTGCGCGCGGCGTTCTACGTCGACGAGCGCGAAGAGGTGGAATTCGGCGAACTGCACCTCTTCGTCGGACCGAACTTCGTGATCTCGGTTCGTCACAGCGAATCTCCCGACCTCTCGGTGGTGCGCAGGCGCATGGAGAGCGAGCCCGAGCTGCTGGCGCTGGGGCCGGTGGCCGTGCTGTACGCGATCATGGATGCTGTGGTCGACCAGTACGCGCCGGTCGTCGCCGGCCTCGAGACCGACATCGACCAGATCGAAGCGCAGGTCTTCGAAGGAGACCCCCAGGTCTCCCGGCGCATCTACGAGTTGTCACAGGAGGTGCTCGATTTCCAGCGCGCGACCCTCCCGCTGACGGGCATGCTCGAGACACTGCGTGCGTTGTTCGACCAGGTGGATGGCACGATCGAGCTGAAGCGGGCCTTCCGCGACGTTCTCGACCACGTCACGGTGGTCAACGACCGGGTCGACGGCTTTCGCCAGACCCTGCGCGAGATCCTCACGGTGAACGCGACGCTCGTGGCTCAGCGTCAGAACGAGGACATGAAGAAGCTCGCAGAGACCAGCAACCACCAGAACGACGAGGTCAAGAAGATCTCGGCCTGGGCGGCCATCTTCTTCGCCCCGACGGTCGTCACGGGTGTCTACGGCATGAACTTCGACATCATGCCCGAACTGCACTTCGCCTGGGGCTACCCAGCGGCCATCGGGCTCATGGTTGCGCTCAGCACCGGCCTCTACGTGATGTTCAAGCGCCGCGGCTGGCTGTGACGACGAACTCGCATCAGCGCCGGCGATTGGCCAGTCTCGCTACTGCGGTGACAGGAATAGTCACCCAGCTCGGCCGGTTGCGCACCTCGTAGATCGCTTCGTAGAGCGCCTTGTCGATCTCGAACGCATCGAGCAGGGCACGGTTGGCGCGCAACTCGATGCCCGAGCGTTCGGAGTAGCCGTCGAGAAACGCTTCCCTGGCCTCGTGGGCCCAGTGTGCGGCATCGTCGCGAAGCTTCTCGTCGCCGGGGTGTGACTGGGCGAATGACCCTGCGACGTAGTCGAACGATCGCAGCATGCCAGCGATGTCGCGAAGGGCCAGGTCAGGCTGGTTCCGCTCGACCATCGGGCGGAGCGGTTCCCCTTCGAAGTCGACGAGCACCCACCCGCCATCGGGTACGGCGAGCACCTGGCCCAGATGGTAGTCGCCGTGGATGCGCTGCAGCCGGGGCCACGGGCTGGCTGCAGCGACTTCGAAGAGGCGGTCGATCGCCTCGCTGTGGGCGGCCAGGGCCGGCACCTCCCGCACGGCCCCGGCGTGGCGCCGACGCATGCTCGCCAGCACGCCGGCGATGAGTTCGGGCGATGGTGCGAGCGTCGGCATGACCTCTGCGAGCGTCTCGTGAACCTCTGCCGTCGCCGAACCGAGCGCTCGTGCTTCTGTCGTGAACGATTCGCCCAACCGTGCCGATTCGAGGGCGACCCGCCACGCGTCTTCAACCTCGGGCAGGAACTCCTGTGCGAAGGCCAGATGGCCGGAGGTTCGCCCGTCGGGCATCCGGGAATCCTGCCACTGGCCCACGACGCTGCCGATCGAGGCCGGCACCTTGTCGGACCCGGCCTTGGCCAGCGCCGACTGCAGAACCACATCGGGGTTGTTGCCGTGGTGCAGCACCCGGAAGACCTTGCAGATGACGCCAGGGGCAGGCTCGCCGTCTGGCGTGGTGACGGTCATGATGATCGAGGTGTTCGACTGCTCGCCGCTCAAGACCTTCGAGGAGACGACGAGCAGTGGATGCCCGGGGGTCTGGCTCCGGCCGCTCGCCGTTGCCCGTGCAGCTCTATCGCTCGCACCGTCCGTTGCACTGGCGTCGCCTGGTGCACTGGCACCGTCTGTTGCGCTGGCGCCAGCTGTTTGGCTGAGGCCGTCTGTCGTGATCAGGGAGAGCAGAGCAGTGGCGTAGTCCAGGTCGTGGGCACCGTCATAGACGAAGGCCGGCGGGGAGGTCTGGTCGAAGACGGCAAGAGGCGGCTGGCTTTCGCCGGGCATCCGTTCGCCCCTGACGGTGAGCGGCACCTGGTAGAGCTTGCCCTGCGGGCCGCCTTCATCGAGCACGAGGGCCGTCACGAGGTGAGTACCTGAAGCCACAGCGGCACCCGGGGTGAATTCGAAGCTGCCGACCAGCCGCAGGTCCGGCTCGGTACCTTTGCCCTGGAACCAGCGTTGCGTCGGCATCCACAGGGCTAGGGCATCGACCAGCGCAACTTCGTCGACGACGCCGATCTGCGTTGT contains:
- a CDS encoding maltokinase N-terminal cap-like domain-containing protein; this translates as MAETGTTQIGVVDEVALVDALALWMPTQRWFQGKGTEPDLRLVGSFEFTPGAAVASGTHLVTALVLDEGGPQGKLYQVPLTVRGERMPGESQPPLAVFDQTSPPAFVYDGAHDLDYATALLSLITTDGLSQTAGASATDGASAPGDASATDGASDRAARATASGRSQTPGHPLLVVSSKVLSGEQSNTSIIMTVTTPDGEPAPGVICKVFRVLHHGNNPDVVLQSALAKAGSDKVPASIGSVVGQWQDSRMPDGRTSGHLAFAQEFLPEVEDAWRVALESARLGESFTTEARALGSATAEVHETLAEVMPTLAPSPELIAGVLASMRRRHAGAVREVPALAAHSEAIDRLFEVAAASPWPRLQRIHGDYHLGQVLAVPDGGWVLVDFEGEPLRPMVERNQPDLALRDIAGMLRSFDYVAGSFAQSHPGDEKLRDDAAHWAHEAREAFLDGYSERSGIELRANRALLDAFEIDKALYEAIYEVRNRPSWVTIPVTAVARLANRRR
- a CDS encoding phosphodiesterase, whose product is MSVTVAQYPRPDHFILHFSDTHFVGSDDLLYDAVDSEGHLLEILADLTASGARPEAIVFTGDLADKGDPKAYEKLRAIVEPAAAAMGAEVIWVMGNHDNRAAFRAGLLDQLPSMKPIDRVYDVNGLRIITLDSTVPGSHHGEISHDQLDWLAEELASPAPHGTILALHHPPVPSVLDLAVMVELRDQASLAEVILGSDVRSIIAGHLHYSSTAIFAGVPVSVASATCYTQDLNVPVGGTLARDGAQAFNLIHVYENTVLHSVVPIGHYARVSYTSAADTAAILEKAGVEIAPAVNPPVPAEAPLVIPALVVA
- a CDS encoding magnesium and cobalt transport protein CorA, yielding MVDNAIYAGGRRVLSPSTPDETIAALAAIPDGLAWIGLYRPSAPELLEMENDFNLHPLAIEDAVGAHQRPKLERYGEVLFVVLRAAFYVDEREEVEFGELHLFVGPNFVISVRHSESPDLSVVRRRMESEPELLALGPVAVLYAIMDAVVDQYAPVVAGLETDIDQIEAQVFEGDPQVSRRIYELSQEVLDFQRATLPLTGMLETLRALFDQVDGTIELKRAFRDVLDHVTVVNDRVDGFRQTLREILTVNATLVAQRQNEDMKKLAETSNHQNDEVKKISAWAAIFFAPTVVTGVYGMNFDIMPELHFAWGYPAAIGLMVALSTGLYVMFKRRGWL